Proteins co-encoded in one Maridesulfovibrio ferrireducens genomic window:
- a CDS encoding DsrE family protein: MSYKVVFHIDWDDDQILKMALVNIENLLKDPSAISSKIHLVANGESVRFFRKEFCGENYPKIKKLHSNGVRFCICNNSLNKLKYKPENMLDICEIVSTGVIEICRLQDAGFAYIKP, from the coding sequence ATGAGCTATAAAGTTGTTTTTCATATAGATTGGGATGATGATCAAATTTTAAAAATGGCTCTTGTAAATATTGAAAATTTATTAAAAGACCCTTCTGCTATTTCTTCAAAAATTCATCTGGTTGCAAATGGTGAATCTGTCCGTTTTTTCCGAAAAGAATTCTGCGGCGAAAATTATCCTAAAATAAAAAAACTTCATTCGAACGGCGTTCGATTTTGTATATGTAACAATTCTCTCAACAAGCTTAAATATAAACCAGAAAACATGCTGGATATCTGCGAAATAGTATCAACGGGAGTTATTGAAATTTGCCGACTACAAGATGCAGGATTTGCTTACATCAAGCCTTAA